In Paraburkholderia bryophila, a single genomic region encodes these proteins:
- a CDS encoding MipA/OmpV family protein: MRKRLLTLCIPLFGLTCSSLTYAENFYTFSLAGGVGPRYQGSRDYRPFVAPLISAEFSNGIFLSPTDGLGYKHDFANGLFASAALTYDFGRTDRNRADLPGSDYLRGMGRIPGSVMMSFTVGAHVFGESTISVTLDQPVTHTSRGTSGHFDVVVPVLQTADNIINVSGSLHAGSGRYTQTFFGVTDAQSLASGFRPYSVKGGFDSAKVSLGWTYMISPRWSVHTEGGVTRLLGASANSPIVQSKNNYFAITAISYRY; the protein is encoded by the coding sequence GTGCGCAAACGCCTGCTGACTCTGTGTATTCCGCTCTTTGGCCTGACCTGCTCGTCACTGACCTATGCCGAGAACTTTTATACGTTTTCTCTGGCGGGCGGCGTTGGACCGCGCTATCAGGGCAGCCGTGATTACCGTCCATTTGTCGCGCCGCTAATTTCCGCGGAGTTCAGCAATGGCATCTTTCTGAGCCCGACCGACGGGCTCGGCTACAAGCACGACTTCGCCAACGGCCTGTTCGCGTCGGCGGCGCTCACCTACGACTTCGGCCGGACCGATCGCAATCGCGCCGACCTGCCGGGCTCCGACTACCTCCGCGGCATGGGACGGATTCCCGGCTCCGTGATGATGTCGTTCACCGTCGGCGCGCACGTGTTCGGCGAGTCGACCATCAGCGTCACGCTCGATCAGCCGGTCACCCACACGAGCCGCGGCACCAGCGGCCACTTCGACGTGGTGGTGCCGGTGCTGCAAACGGCCGACAACATCATCAACGTCAGCGGCTCGCTGCATGCGGGCAGCGGTCGCTACACGCAGACCTTCTTCGGCGTCACCGACGCGCAATCGCTCGCGAGCGGTTTCCGGCCGTATTCGGTGAAGGGCGGTTTCGACAGCGCGAAGGTGTCGCTCGGTTGGACCTACATGATTTCGCCGCGCTGGTCGGTGCATACCGAAGGCGGCGTGACGCGTCTGCTGGGTGCGTCGGCGAACAGCCCGATCGTGCAGTCGAAGAACAACTACTTCGCGATCACGGCGATCAGCTACCGCTACTGA
- a CDS encoding response regulator, producing MNDAPLKTSVLLIEDDDRLAQLIGEYLNGYEFNVTIVRRGDTAVAAVHEHKPALVILDLMLPNLDGMEVCRRIRSFSRVPVLILTARVDVYDQIAGLETGADDYVLKPIEPRVLVARARALLRRAQPAESAAPSTQDDTLSFGELVISPPDRAVSWRGQPVELKTAEYNLLLILARAAGTVLSRDDILKQLRGIEFDGIDRTVDAGISRLRRRFEDASPEPHKIKTIWGRGYLFSPSAWEE from the coding sequence ATGAACGACGCCCCCCTCAAGACCAGCGTGCTGCTGATCGAGGACGACGATCGGCTCGCGCAGTTGATCGGGGAATATCTGAACGGCTACGAATTCAACGTGACGATCGTGCGGCGAGGCGATACGGCGGTGGCCGCCGTGCATGAACACAAGCCCGCGCTAGTGATCCTCGATCTGATGCTGCCCAATCTGGACGGAATGGAAGTCTGTCGGCGGATTCGCAGCTTTTCGCGTGTGCCGGTGCTGATCCTGACGGCGCGCGTCGACGTGTACGACCAGATCGCCGGTCTGGAAACGGGCGCCGACGACTACGTCCTCAAACCGATCGAACCTCGCGTGCTGGTCGCGCGAGCACGTGCCCTGCTGCGGCGCGCGCAGCCCGCGGAAAGCGCGGCGCCGTCCACCCAGGACGACACGCTGAGCTTCGGCGAACTGGTGATCTCGCCGCCCGATCGCGCGGTGAGCTGGCGCGGTCAGCCGGTCGAACTGAAAACCGCCGAATACAACCTGTTGCTGATCCTCGCGCGCGCCGCCGGCACCGTGCTGAGCCGCGACGACATTCTCAAGCAACTGCGCGGGATCGAATTCGACGGTATCGATCGCACGGTCGACGCCGGCATCTCGCGGCTGCGCCGGCGTTTCGAAGACGCGTCGCCCGAACCGCACAAGATCAAGACGATCTGGGGACGCGGCTATCTGTTCAGCCCGTCGGCGTGGGAGGAATAA
- a CDS encoding IclR family transcriptional regulator domain-containing protein, protein MDEKDWIAGAAKALAIIEAFDEEHARMTPTMVASRAGLSRTAARRYLLTLGELGYVDTDGKLFWLAPRVLRLGQSYLDSARLPRTVQPFLQRITATVQETALVAILDEHDVVYVARNGVNRAMAVGFVLGSRVAAPLSSAGLVLLAFQAPESIEQWLASYQIKVFTPHTYATIERLREVLGEIRRNGYVVTDQQLELGVRGVAVPLRDRHGSVVAAISVSMPIGQESANAALHRVLPTLQETASLLRNLV, encoded by the coding sequence ATGGACGAGAAAGACTGGATTGCCGGCGCGGCGAAAGCGTTGGCGATCATCGAAGCATTCGACGAAGAACACGCGCGCATGACGCCGACCATGGTGGCTAGCCGCGCGGGTCTGTCGCGCACGGCGGCGCGCCGCTATCTGCTGACGCTGGGCGAACTCGGCTACGTGGACACCGACGGCAAGCTGTTCTGGCTGGCGCCGCGCGTGCTGCGGCTCGGCCAGTCGTATCTGGATTCGGCGCGTCTGCCGCGGACCGTGCAGCCGTTTCTTCAGCGCATCACCGCGACCGTGCAGGAGACCGCGCTGGTCGCGATCCTCGACGAACACGACGTGGTGTACGTGGCGCGCAACGGCGTGAACCGGGCGATGGCGGTCGGCTTCGTGCTCGGCTCGCGCGTGGCGGCGCCGTTGTCGTCGGCGGGGCTGGTGCTGCTGGCGTTTCAGGCGCCGGAAAGCATCGAGCAATGGCTCGCCAGCTATCAGATCAAGGTGTTCACGCCGCACACCTATGCAACGATCGAGCGCTTGCGCGAAGTGCTCGGCGAAATTCGCCGCAACGGCTATGTCGTCACCGACCAGCAACTCGAACTCGGCGTGCGCGGTGTCGCGGTGCCGTTGCGTGACCGCCATGGTTCGGTGGTCGCGGCGATCAGCGTTAGCATGCCGATCGGCCAGGAATCGGCGAATGCCGCGCTGCATCGGGTTTTGCCGACCTTGCAGGAGACCGCCAGCCTGTTGCGCAACCTCGTTTAA
- a CDS encoding SDR family oxidoreductase gives MFAWQTPLSSAWQDSLVSPVRGEALGVDSLLLTGATGFIGGNLLVTLINAGLAERLVCLVRGVSVADGLARLRASAVRCGLSHNRAHRITELNVMVGELGGAFSEIDLARLAKVSHVINCAALASFSTNPQVLDTNVRDTLRFASRFTGSKMLRRFLHVSTAMACGTQCGANVQESPFGYGETNHIVPYTRSKREVERLLRATYPRLPLVVVRPSIVVGHTVLGTLPSASIFWVFRVVHGARRFTARAMNRLDLVSADDCARAIALLAVKPTLAFDTYHVSAGTEAPTVGQIISAMDEATGTSGRRYSMCRVRDFGKIAREVVGRDRSGSGRLIEHALRLYAGFAELDYAFDNRRLRDEIGFEPLPFTDYVSECVRTSRGVGIVEQMRWDFK, from the coding sequence ATGTTTGCATGGCAAACCCCGCTGTCCAGCGCGTGGCAGGACAGTCTTGTTTCACCGGTGCGCGGCGAGGCGCTGGGCGTCGACAGTTTGCTGCTCACCGGCGCGACCGGGTTTATCGGCGGCAATCTGCTGGTGACCCTGATCAATGCCGGCCTCGCCGAGCGCCTGGTGTGCCTCGTGCGCGGCGTGAGCGTGGCCGATGGGCTCGCGCGGCTGCGGGCGTCGGCGGTGCGTTGCGGTCTGTCGCACAACCGCGCGCACCGTATCACCGAGCTCAACGTGATGGTCGGCGAACTCGGCGGCGCGTTTTCGGAGATCGATCTGGCGCGTCTCGCGAAGGTCTCGCACGTGATCAATTGCGCTGCGCTGGCGTCGTTTTCGACCAACCCGCAAGTGCTCGACACCAATGTGCGCGACACCTTGCGCTTTGCGTCGCGCTTTACCGGCAGCAAGATGTTGCGGCGTTTTCTGCACGTGAGCACGGCGATGGCGTGCGGGACGCAATGCGGCGCGAATGTGCAGGAGTCGCCGTTCGGCTATGGCGAAACGAACCACATCGTGCCGTACACACGCAGCAAGCGTGAAGTCGAACGGTTGTTGCGCGCCACGTATCCACGCCTGCCGCTGGTGGTGGTGCGACCGTCGATCGTGGTCGGTCATACGGTGCTCGGCACGCTGCCGTCGGCGAGCATTTTCTGGGTGTTTCGCGTGGTGCACGGCGCGCGGCGCTTCACTGCGCGCGCGATGAACCGTCTCGACCTGGTCTCCGCCGACGACTGCGCGCGCGCCATTGCATTACTGGCGGTTAAGCCGACGCTGGCGTTCGACACGTATCACGTGTCGGCGGGCACGGAGGCGCCGACCGTCGGCCAGATCATCAGTGCGATGGACGAAGCCACCGGCACCTCGGGCCGCCGCTATTCGATGTGCCGCGTGCGCGACTTCGGCAAGATCGCGCGCGAGGTGGTGGGCCGCGACCGGAGCGGCAGCGGCCGGCTGATCGAACATGCGCTGCGTTTATACGCGGGCTTCGCGGAACTGGACTATGCGTTCGACAACCGGCGTCTGCGTGACGAAATCGGATTCGAACCCCTGCCGTTCACCGACTATGTCAGCGAATGTGTGCGGACGTCGCGCGGTGTGGGCATCGTTGAACAAATGCGTTGGGATTTCAAATGA
- a CDS encoding OmpW/AlkL family protein — protein sequence MKKICLAILTVCLSASAYAQHAGDNVAVLGWFHVMPQDSSTPLTTNVAPTPINTPLRLPSSFTSSGTGLSTGSADTVGLVFSHYLTDHIAVTTIAGVPPVFKIYGHGTIKPPGPAGALGQQDLGDPQSNPIVKSVRQWSPALLFQYYFNEPTAKFRPFVGIGVSYNFFSDIQLSPNFVTSTQNNLGAVLAAGAGKPGTTQVSAKASSSWQPVFNAGLAYNITDHWGLVASVTYIPLKTTSSVIIKAADGTELGVSKADLKADPIISFLAISYKF from the coding sequence ATGAAAAAAATCTGTCTCGCGATACTGACCGTTTGCCTGTCCGCCAGTGCCTATGCCCAACACGCGGGCGACAACGTCGCCGTGCTCGGCTGGTTTCACGTGATGCCGCAGGATTCGAGCACACCGCTCACCACCAATGTCGCGCCGACGCCGATCAATACGCCGCTGCGTCTGCCGAGTTCGTTCACGTCGTCGGGCACGGGCTTGTCGACGGGGAGCGCCGATACGGTCGGCCTGGTGTTCAGCCATTACCTCACCGATCACATCGCGGTGACGACGATCGCAGGGGTGCCGCCGGTCTTCAAGATCTACGGCCATGGCACGATCAAGCCGCCGGGACCGGCGGGCGCGCTGGGTCAGCAGGATCTGGGCGACCCGCAGTCCAATCCGATCGTGAAGAGTGTGCGTCAGTGGAGCCCGGCGCTGCTGTTCCAGTACTACTTCAATGAACCGACGGCGAAGTTCCGGCCGTTCGTCGGTATCGGCGTGTCGTACAACTTTTTCTCCGATATTCAACTGAGCCCGAACTTCGTCACGTCGACGCAGAACAACCTGGGCGCCGTGCTGGCCGCCGGTGCCGGCAAGCCGGGCACGACGCAGGTGTCGGCGAAGGCGTCGTCGTCATGGCAGCCGGTGTTCAATGCGGGTCTCGCTTACAACATCACCGATCACTGGGGTCTGGTGGCGTCGGTCACCTACATTCCGCTGAAGACGACCTCGTCGGTCATCATCAAGGCGGCGGACGGCACCGAACTCGGCGTCTCCAAGGCGGACCTGAAAGCGGACCCGATCATTTCGTTCCTGGCGATCTCGTACAAGTTCTGA
- a CDS encoding ATP-binding protein has product MLRSLVRLYLVVLIAGAIAIVFINQSFGKLFHGRVTTLERNVNNVYAFVLDDYFRQHPGAERGPALAELKKHGRNGFTLTNLADVKAELSEERWRELRDGNLVLDENATSYYLPLPDGIVIHARRSEVSNPDVEALAYGLFALAILLSVILWVHYHWRDLRKLEAAARAFGSGHLSKRAQLSRKSNIYELSQQFNEMARQIEASILHQRDMMHGISHELKTPLARLEFGLALLQSPESPDRQRERQMALRQDVRELDELVTELLTLSRLEQGEDHLVLMRVSVDELLDSVAASMANDVADRSLVLSVSTAGRIQGEPTYHVCDPKLVARALLNLIRNSTRYARQAISLRAEIGAAGALVLTVDDDGPGIPLADRARVFEPFHRLDSSRDRHTGGFGLGLAIVRRVALVHGGDVRLESAASGGARFVMTLPALPLPVSVSVSVQDAAS; this is encoded by the coding sequence ATGCTGCGCTCACTCGTGCGCCTTTATCTGGTGGTGCTGATCGCCGGCGCCATTGCAATCGTCTTCATCAATCAATCGTTCGGGAAGCTCTTCCACGGCCGCGTCACGACGCTAGAGCGCAACGTGAACAACGTCTACGCGTTCGTACTCGATGATTATTTTCGGCAACATCCAGGCGCGGAGCGCGGGCCGGCGCTGGCGGAACTGAAAAAGCACGGCCGCAACGGCTTCACACTGACGAACCTGGCCGACGTCAAGGCCGAGCTGAGCGAAGAGCGGTGGCGCGAACTGCGCGACGGCAATCTCGTGCTCGACGAGAACGCGACCAGCTATTACCTGCCGCTGCCCGACGGCATCGTCATTCATGCGCGGCGCAGTGAAGTGTCGAATCCCGATGTGGAGGCGCTGGCCTATGGCTTGTTCGCGCTGGCTATCCTGCTGTCGGTGATTTTGTGGGTTCACTATCACTGGCGCGATCTGCGCAAGCTCGAAGCCGCGGCGCGCGCGTTCGGCTCAGGCCATCTGTCGAAGCGTGCGCAGTTGTCGCGCAAGTCGAACATCTACGAGTTGTCGCAGCAATTCAACGAAATGGCGCGGCAGATCGAAGCGTCGATCCTGCATCAGCGCGACATGATGCACGGCATCTCGCACGAGTTGAAGACGCCGCTCGCGCGGCTCGAATTCGGCCTCGCGTTGCTGCAATCGCCGGAGTCGCCGGATCGGCAGCGTGAACGTCAGATGGCGTTGCGCCAGGACGTGCGTGAGCTGGACGAGCTCGTCACCGAACTGCTGACCCTGAGCCGTTTGGAGCAAGGCGAAGATCATCTGGTGCTGATGCGGGTCTCGGTGGATGAGCTGCTCGATAGCGTGGCCGCGAGCATGGCCAATGATGTGGCGGATCGATCGTTGGTGCTGTCGGTGTCGACGGCGGGGCGGATTCAGGGTGAGCCCACGTATCATGTCTGCGATCCGAAACTGGTCGCGCGTGCACTGCTGAATCTGATCCGCAACAGCACACGCTATGCACGGCAGGCCATCTCGCTGCGCGCTGAAATCGGCGCGGCGGGCGCACTGGTGCTGACCGTCGACGACGACGGCCCCGGCATTCCGCTCGCCGACCGCGCGCGCGTATTCGAACCGTTCCATCGGCTCGACTCGAGCCGCGACCGGCATACCGGCGGCTTCGGGCTCGGCCTCGCGATCGTGCGGCGCGTCGCGCTGGTTCATGGCGGTGACGTGCGGCTGGAGTCGGCGGCGTCGGGTGGAGCGCGCTTTGTGATGACGCTGCCCGCGTTGCCGCTGCCGGTTTCGGTTTCGGTTTCGGTGCAAGACGCTGCGTCGTAA
- a CDS encoding NAD(P)-dependent oxidoreductase: MDIGFIGLGEMGAAMVANILKAGHQVRVWNRSPERAQALADAGARIVATPAEAFAGDAVFSMLADDAALREVITASLLEHAPRGLIHVNMATISVALAEELATAHASRGVHYVAAPVLGRPDVAAAGKLTIVAGGPAESIDRVQPIFDAIGQKTWRIGSLPQQANVMKLAANFMLGAAVETLGEAATLVTGHGLAMQDFLDVITSGLFPGPVYAGYGKLIAEQQYEPALFKARLGLKDIRLALAAADAVTTPLPIASVVRDSLLEAVAHGDGEKDFAVLGKVAARRAGR, translated from the coding sequence ATGGACATCGGTTTTATCGGTCTCGGCGAGATGGGCGCCGCGATGGTTGCAAACATTTTGAAAGCCGGGCATCAGGTGCGGGTGTGGAACCGCTCGCCGGAACGGGCGCAAGCGCTCGCTGACGCTGGGGCGCGGATCGTCGCGACACCGGCCGAAGCGTTTGCGGGCGATGCCGTGTTCTCGATGCTCGCCGACGATGCCGCGCTGCGTGAAGTGATCACCGCGTCGCTGCTGGAGCATGCACCGCGTGGGCTGATCCACGTGAACATGGCGACGATCTCGGTGGCGCTGGCCGAGGAACTGGCGACGGCCCATGCGTCGCGCGGGGTTCACTACGTTGCCGCGCCGGTGCTGGGTCGGCCGGACGTCGCGGCGGCGGGGAAGCTGACGATCGTCGCCGGTGGCCCGGCGGAGTCGATCGACCGGGTGCAGCCGATTTTCGACGCGATCGGCCAGAAGACCTGGCGCATCGGTTCGCTGCCGCAGCAGGCGAACGTGATGAAGCTGGCCGCCAACTTCATGCTCGGCGCGGCGGTCGAGACGCTCGGCGAAGCGGCCACGCTGGTGACCGGTCACGGTCTCGCCATGCAGGATTTCCTCGACGTCATCACGAGCGGCCTGTTTCCGGGGCCGGTCTACGCGGGCTACGGCAAGCTGATCGCCGAGCAGCAGTACGAGCCGGCGCTGTTCAAGGCGCGTCTCGGCCTGAAGGATATCCGCCTCGCGCTGGCCGCCGCCGATGCGGTAACGACGCCGCTGCCGATCGCGAGCGTGGTGCGCGATAGTTTGCTCGAAGCGGTGGCGCACGGCGACGGCGAGAAGGATTTCGCGGTGCTGGGGAAGGTGGCTGCGCGGCGCGCTGGGCGCTAG
- a CDS encoding DUF2957 domain-containing protein: MAHAITRGLALAFATAPLLIACGGGKAGDPGAVNAPQCSGASCGVQGPPASGTSASLCPATADIGNSTFLGGAGSGEVVQLNINATAMTYTLKWLESPIPLRTGTVTPTRAGTQITGAVIHPPTGALPTAEQIRCAFILGAGTGTAAGDGQPYTTPDFVNNPNPPMILVGQGGVAGGGIPGATVEFDGLTIPLAGSGIGAVPNRHFDFYPFLGFATTTTDITKLPGTYNGLLYHLAPSGNYATVATNTVETFDASGTCTSSNAANPNYSPNAGGCLSTGNPLTLNSNGYFDSQQAPQIVPQFQLPLIGATGKSGTAHMILGQVNGVTVPLVVRTGFINLGTAPLHLDAKVDDESGIAMLAAATPLASGGFDGGYVGADSNFKYTATLIQGAVGTFINPSTSAGEDHFGLGYGLPSPGLVGVQDTNGKTGFAIASGGLYAIVIQGAENGGITSTSANADTPSTPYFGIGAQISK, encoded by the coding sequence ATGGCGCACGCCATTACTCGAGGCCTGGCGTTGGCATTTGCCACGGCCCCATTGCTCATTGCATGCGGCGGCGGCAAAGCCGGCGATCCGGGAGCGGTCAACGCCCCGCAATGCTCGGGCGCGAGCTGTGGCGTGCAAGGTCCGCCGGCCTCCGGCACGTCGGCGTCGCTCTGTCCGGCGACCGCCGACATCGGCAACTCTACCTTCCTCGGTGGCGCGGGTAGTGGCGAAGTGGTCCAGCTGAACATCAACGCGACGGCCATGACGTACACGCTCAAGTGGCTCGAGTCGCCGATTCCGTTGCGCACGGGCACTGTCACGCCCACGCGCGCGGGCACGCAAATCACCGGCGCGGTGATTCACCCGCCGACCGGCGCGCTGCCAACCGCCGAACAGATTCGCTGTGCGTTTATTCTCGGCGCTGGCACCGGCACCGCAGCCGGAGACGGTCAGCCCTATACCACGCCCGACTTCGTCAACAATCCGAATCCGCCGATGATCCTGGTCGGCCAGGGCGGTGTTGCCGGCGGCGGCATTCCAGGCGCGACGGTCGAGTTCGATGGGCTCACCATTCCGCTCGCCGGTTCGGGCATTGGCGCGGTGCCGAACCGGCACTTCGACTTCTACCCGTTCCTGGGTTTCGCCACCACGACGACCGACATCACCAAACTGCCCGGTACGTACAACGGCTTGCTGTATCACCTCGCGCCGTCGGGCAACTACGCGACGGTCGCGACCAACACCGTTGAAACGTTCGACGCCAGCGGTACCTGCACGAGCAGCAACGCCGCGAATCCGAACTATTCGCCGAACGCCGGCGGCTGCCTGTCGACCGGCAATCCGCTGACGTTGAACAGCAACGGCTATTTCGACAGTCAGCAGGCGCCGCAGATCGTGCCGCAGTTCCAGCTACCGCTGATCGGCGCGACCGGCAAATCCGGAACGGCGCACATGATTCTCGGCCAGGTCAACGGGGTAACCGTGCCGCTGGTCGTGCGCACCGGCTTCATCAATCTCGGCACGGCCCCGCTGCATCTCGACGCCAAGGTCGACGACGAATCCGGCATCGCCATGCTCGCTGCGGCCACGCCGCTCGCCTCGGGCGGTTTCGACGGCGGCTACGTTGGCGCGGATTCGAACTTCAAGTACACCGCGACGTTGATTCAAGGGGCGGTCGGCACGTTCATCAACCCGAGCACGTCGGCGGGAGAAGACCACTTCGGTCTCGGCTATGGCTTGCCGAGCCCCGGACTGGTCGGCGTACAGGACACCAACGGCAAGACCGGCTTCGCGATCGCCTCGGGCGGCTTGTACGCGATCGTGATTCAGGGTGCAGAGAACGGCGGCATCACGTCGACCTCGGCCAACGCGGACACGCCGAGCACGCCGTACTTCGGTATCGGCGCGCAGATCAGCAAGTAA
- a CDS encoding LysE family translocator produces MTLHTWWLFVATVFVVSAIPGPNMLLVMTHGAQHGLRRSSATMAGCLSALVLMLAVSAAGLGVVLAAWPAMFNALRLIGAAYLVYLGIKAWRAPADEAAADQADALAAKPARSRFALFRNGFLVAGSNPKAILFAAALLPQFIDAAQPKLPQFGVLVATFAVIEVSWYLVYAGFGTRIGAKLKSRSVAKMFNRLTGGVFVGFGAMMALVRH; encoded by the coding sequence ATGACTCTGCACACCTGGTGGCTGTTCGTCGCCACAGTTTTCGTCGTATCCGCGATTCCCGGCCCGAACATGCTGCTCGTCATGACGCATGGCGCCCAGCACGGTCTGCGCCGCTCCAGTGCGACGATGGCGGGCTGCCTGTCGGCGCTGGTGCTGATGCTGGCGGTGTCGGCGGCGGGGCTCGGCGTGGTTCTGGCCGCGTGGCCGGCCATGTTCAATGCGCTGCGCCTGATCGGCGCGGCTTACCTCGTGTATCTGGGCATCAAGGCATGGCGCGCACCGGCCGACGAAGCCGCCGCCGACCAGGCCGACGCGCTCGCCGCGAAGCCCGCGCGCTCGCGCTTCGCGCTGTTTCGCAACGGCTTCCTGGTGGCCGGTAGCAATCCGAAAGCCATTCTGTTCGCCGCCGCCTTGCTGCCGCAGTTCATCGACGCCGCGCAACCGAAGCTGCCGCAGTTCGGCGTGCTGGTCGCCACGTTCGCCGTGATCGAGGTGAGCTGGTATCTGGTGTACGCGGGTTTCGGCACGCGGATCGGCGCGAAGTTGAAGAGCCGCAGCGTCGCAAAAATGTTCAATCGACTGACGGGCGGCGTATTCGTCGGCTTCGGCGCGATGATGGCGCTGGTGCGGCATTAG
- a CDS encoding DUF2957 domain-containing protein, which yields MNWRFLSVLALAAPLLGACGGGGGGDGPVTEVRLCPSSLDYTTTFTGGGGDGELVKLQLDTTKMTWQVNYVESPIPATTGTVVPTRAGQTASGTLTQETLLPTNKLNQCAFRLNGASLDPTRPARIFVGEGVAGGTIPGAEISFGGILGVGAVPDTTFPYYPFIGFSSIETNLANVAGTYNQLGYHQVPSQNFAPVAVDSKITINADGTWTECDNSGINAGKCQQPGGNFAPAADGSGAFQTNNFLGQAKPTLAATPEARGYMIVGKLRGQLVPILVRTGAANSSVTVPQNGALGPYADDESGISILSPQTSVTVGSQNGEYIGVDSQFDYRTTALTGTQATLLDPFNASQASLATALNLDFTQAVPGVVTTTQVGASTGTTPTGKMIFTGGVFGYLDLTNAASPYFTIGAFVQ from the coding sequence ATGAATTGGAGATTCCTTTCGGTGCTCGCTCTTGCAGCACCGTTGCTCGGGGCATGCGGCGGCGGCGGGGGCGGCGATGGGCCGGTGACGGAAGTGCGTCTGTGTCCTTCATCGCTCGACTACACCACCACGTTTACGGGCGGCGGCGGTGACGGGGAACTGGTCAAGCTGCAGCTCGACACGACCAAGATGACGTGGCAAGTTAATTACGTCGAGTCGCCGATCCCGGCGACCACCGGCACCGTCGTACCGACGCGCGCGGGTCAGACCGCCAGCGGCACGCTGACCCAGGAAACCCTGCTGCCGACCAACAAGCTCAATCAGTGCGCGTTCCGTCTGAACGGCGCAAGTCTCGACCCGACTCGTCCGGCGCGGATTTTCGTCGGCGAAGGTGTGGCGGGCGGCACGATCCCCGGCGCGGAAATCTCGTTCGGCGGGATTCTGGGCGTCGGCGCGGTGCCGGATACCACCTTCCCGTACTACCCGTTCATCGGTTTCTCGTCGATTGAAACGAATCTCGCGAACGTGGCCGGCACGTATAACCAGCTCGGCTATCACCAGGTGCCGTCGCAAAACTTCGCGCCGGTCGCGGTCGATTCCAAGATCACGATCAACGCGGACGGTACGTGGACCGAGTGCGACAACTCCGGCATCAACGCCGGCAAATGTCAGCAGCCCGGCGGCAACTTCGCACCGGCCGCGGACGGCAGCGGCGCGTTCCAGACCAACAACTTCCTCGGTCAGGCAAAGCCGACGCTCGCGGCCACGCCGGAAGCACGCGGCTACATGATCGTCGGCAAGCTGCGCGGTCAACTGGTGCCGATCCTGGTGCGCACCGGCGCGGCGAACTCGTCGGTGACCGTGCCGCAAAACGGCGCGCTCGGGCCGTACGCGGACGACGAATCGGGCATCTCGATTCTGTCGCCGCAAACGTCGGTAACCGTGGGCTCGCAGAACGGCGAGTACATCGGTGTGGATAGCCAGTTCGACTATCGCACCACCGCGCTCACGGGCACCCAGGCCACGCTGCTCGATCCGTTCAACGCGTCGCAGGCATCGCTCGCGACGGCGCTGAATCTGGACTTCACGCAGGCCGTGCCGGGCGTAGTCACGACGACGCAAGTGGGCGCCAGCACCGGCACCACGCCGACCGGCAAGATGATCTTCACGGGTGGCGTGTTCGGCTACCTCGATCTGACCAACGCGGCCTCGCCGTACTTCACGATCGGCGCCTTCGTCCAGTAA
- a CDS encoding Mut7-C RNAse domain-containing protein yields MVTATFRFYEELNDFLARPLRRRAFSYACAPGATTKHMIEVLGVPHTEVELILVNGESVGFNHPLADGDRIAVYPKFEALDIQPLLRVRERPLRVVRFIADAHLGGLAPLLRLAGFDTLYDNHYPDADIEALAAAQQRVVLTRDRELLKRRSITHGCYVRTLKPREQLREVFERLDLAGSATPFRLCLMCNAPLRRIAKEEVGSRAPDGVLQRHNQFVTCDVCLRVFWEGTHWQRMRALMDSMAAAPDRSG; encoded by the coding sequence ATGGTGACCGCGACTTTCCGCTTCTATGAGGAGCTGAACGATTTTCTCGCCCGGCCGCTGCGTCGGCGCGCGTTCAGCTACGCCTGCGCGCCCGGCGCCACCACCAAGCACATGATCGAAGTGCTCGGCGTGCCGCATACCGAGGTCGAGCTGATTCTGGTGAACGGCGAGTCGGTCGGTTTCAATCATCCCCTCGCGGACGGCGACCGCATCGCCGTCTATCCGAAGTTTGAAGCGCTCGACATCCAGCCGCTCCTGCGCGTGCGCGAACGGCCGCTGCGTGTGGTGCGATTCATCGCCGACGCGCATCTCGGCGGCCTGGCGCCGCTGCTGCGGCTCGCCGGCTTCGATACGCTGTATGACAACCACTACCCGGACGCCGATATCGAAGCGCTCGCCGCCGCGCAACAGCGCGTGGTGCTGACGCGCGACCGTGAGCTATTGAAACGCCGCAGCATCACGCATGGCTGCTACGTTCGCACGCTAAAACCACGTGAACAACTGCGCGAAGTGTTTGAACGGCTCGATCTGGCCGGCAGCGCCACGCCGTTTCGTCTATGCCTGATGTGCAACGCGCCGTTGCGGCGCATCGCCAAAGAAGAAGTGGGCAGCCGCGCGCCCGACGGTGTGCTGCAACGGCATAACCAGTTCGTCACCTGCGACGTGTGTCTGCGGGTGTTCTGGGAAGGTACGCACTGGCAACGAATGCGCGCGCTGATGGACAGCATGGCCGCCGCACCCGACCGATCCGGCTGA